One Fuerstiella marisgermanici DNA window includes the following coding sequences:
- a CDS encoding putative signal transducing protein has translation MATNALCRVRTYSSPNIAQLAHAALQNHGLECAIDGDQIATTLSYYGHAVNRVNLLVHADDAARARAILDQFEADLNQPDRQPWDTQGQGWVCAECREVNAMAFDECWSCHRDRPDNPEFGPLETDTADIRIEKRPGSAAPTPALEDDSPYRVPRSSHAVVKVAPQKDLIRRTVRASIIAAFFAPLVIYSLYLVAQCLAYSKVPQRIYWCLALNIATFVFYVGLALAMFSR, from the coding sequence ATGGCTACAAATGCTTTATGTCGAGTTCGGACGTATTCTTCGCCGAATATCGCTCAACTGGCACATGCCGCTTTGCAAAATCACGGGCTTGAGTGTGCGATTGATGGCGACCAGATTGCGACCACGCTGTCGTACTACGGTCACGCGGTGAACCGAGTCAACCTGCTGGTCCATGCAGACGATGCGGCGCGAGCTCGGGCAATTCTGGATCAGTTTGAAGCCGATCTCAATCAACCTGATCGGCAACCGTGGGATACTCAAGGACAGGGCTGGGTTTGCGCCGAATGTCGCGAAGTGAACGCGATGGCGTTCGACGAATGCTGGTCATGCCACCGCGACCGCCCTGACAATCCCGAATTCGGTCCGCTGGAAACAGACACCGCCGATATCCGAATTGAAAAACGACCGGGCTCCGCCGCGCCCACGCCTGCGCTGGAAGACGACTCTCCCTACCGAGTTCCTCGGTCAAGTCACGCCGTCGTTAAAGTCGCGCCGCAGAAGGACCTGATACGTCGAACGGTCCGAGCGTCCATCATCGCGGCTTTCTTCGCGCCGCTGGTCATTTACAGCCTGTACCTTGTCGCACAGTGCCTCGCTTACAGCAAAGTGCCGCAGCGAATCTACTGGTGCCTTGCCTTGAACATCGCCACGTTTGTTTTTTACGTGGGTCTTGCGCTGGCGATGTTTTCGAGGTAG